Genomic window (Criblamydia sequanensis CRIB-18):
GGGCTTCATGTAAGTTTTCGCGAGTCAATGTGTGAAAGGTCCAGGAAGGCTGCTTTAGACGACCGTCATAGTCGGCTATGAACGCTCCCTTGTCTAATCTAATGTGTGATTTCGGAAGAGCGTCAACCGCTTCTTCTTGAGAGAAAGAAGGAAAATGGCAAAGCTCGCACTCCTTTAGCTCTGAAAATCCAAAATTCATGGCAAAACCTGCCAGAAAGCCAATCCCTGCTCCCTTTAGCCAAGCTGGGCTTGCTGAATTCCAAAGAGAAGCAAATTTAAGTTTTTCCTTTGATCTTTTTTTAGCCATCATTCACCGAATATAAAAAAGTCAGATCATAGCTTTTTTCAGATTTTTAAGGCTTCAAAAAAATGTTTAATAAAATGAAGGTCTTTATTAATAAATCTTTATAAAAATCAAACAAATAATTATAATTTCCATTACTATTAATAATAATTTATAATTTTGGATGAATTTTTATGGAAGTCAAAGGTAATTATCACCTTCCGGCGAGCCTCCCTGATGAAGTTATGCTTGCGGTTTTTCAATACCTACCCCCCTCTACTCTTTGCAAAGCTGGTCTTGTTTCAAAAAAATGGCAAAGCTTACATGGAGATGATTGGCTCTGGAGTCAGTTCTTTAAAGCTGCCGGATCTACAAACCGGAAAACGAGCAAGAAGGAACTTTGCAAAAGACTCTTTAAAGAATTTAAAAAAATGCAGGAAGTTTCCTCCGAGCTTTATCTTCTCACACAGATGGAGGCGGTTCAAAGCGTGTTTTTACATAGCGAGCTTCGAGTCAAGCTTGAGTCCCATATTAACGGTTTGCTAAATGAATGCAGGTTTCATCATTCTTATTTGGCAGTTGATAAGGATCCGAATTTTATTAGCCATTTCGAAAGCCTTTATTATTCTGAAAGTCAAGAAAACCGACTTAAACTGGCCATAAAATCAGCCGAGTTTGATCCGTCTATTTCCCTTCATATTGAAAAATTTGATTTAGACGAAGATAATCGTCTTAAAGTTTGCCTTCAAGCGATTCGCATATTTTCAAATGAGATAGCAAAGCACATTAGGACTTTTAAATTTAGTGAAGAAAATCGACTCACTGTAGCCCTTCGTTTAGCTTCTGTTAATCCCATAGCTTTAATTGAAAACTTCCACAATTTTAAAATAAAGGATGAGAAAAATAGAGCAACAGTTGCTTGTGAAGCCGCAAAACATAACCCGCGTATTGTGACTTTACATATTTCAAATCTCTATCTTCTGGACGTTGAGCTTAGAAAGGCTGTGGCAAAAGAAGCGTTAAGGGCTGACTTTAAAAACATTCGCCCTCTTTTACATTTATATAACATACCTGATGCCAAAAAGTTTGCTGAAGAAGTTAAAAAGAGCCTTAAAACAGGGTTTGGGAAAAAAGTTAAGAAGTTTTTACATATCTAAAGCTAACGCCAGCCGAAGTTTTTTAAAATGATGTGGACTAAAGCGGATAGATGTCTAAAAGCTGCGTAAGTCTTCCTTTTTGCTTCTTTGAAATAATCTTCGGTATGGGGCTTCTCTTTTAAATAGCTTGAAACAAAATCGCCTTCAAAACATAAAGACCGATTTTGAAGGCGATTTTGTATTTCTTTCGGCCAATTAGAGTATTGTTTTTTTTCTATTTTCTGAGGTTTATTTAGGAAAACCATTCTTTTTTTGAAAAAATAACGATCATAAAAGAAACCTTCTTGATCCTTTGTCATATTGGTGTAGTAGTGAGGGATTCTATCCAAGGACCATCCCTTTGTTTTTAAATAACCGCCGAATCTTTTCTCATGTAAAATCCAAATGCAGGTAAGCCCGATAGAATTATAATCTCTGACCCGATTTAAGACTTCAAAAGGAGATATGGGGGAACATTGAACTTCAAATACGATTTTCTCTTTTTCCCAAAAGACATCAGCCACCCTTCCAATTTCCGGAAAGGGTTTTTCAAGAAAGCTTTCCCCTCTTGGCAAAAGAGCGAGAAGACTATTTTGAGCCATGGTGTGCTCTAAACTTTTTTTACTCTGCCGGCAGTCTCGGGCTTGATGAATATGAAAAAAGTGAAAGATTTTTTTTACACCTTGTTTAGCTCGAAGCTTTCCTTTGCACTCAAGACAAAAATAATCTTGAGAGCGGCTCGCATTTTTCGCGGAGATTAATTTTCCAAATTCATTATAAGCAAAAAGATTCATTACAGTTTTATGGCCCCTTGAAATAAATAAAACATCTCTTGTAAAAAAAAGTTTTTTATCATACAAAGATGCTATCTTTAAATTTTAAAATTTCAAATATGATTATATGCAGGGTTCTCTTGACAAAAAGTGGCACAAAAGAGCACACTTTCCCTGCTGTATTCTCAATTTGGCATTACAGCTGTCTTCACCAATTAAATCCCTCGTCGTGAAAAGCTTTAGCCCACTTGCTTCTTACCTCGATCATGACGTGAATCTTAAGGCTTTTGGAACTTATGAGCAAAAATAATTTCAAAAATACATTTCCAACCCAGCATCAGCAAAAAGTAGATGAGCTCGTTTCTCTTGCTAAAGAGCAAGGATATATCACCTACGAAGAAATCAATGAAATCTTGCCGATGTCTTTTGACTCTCCGGAGCAAATAGACCAGGTCCTTATTTTCTTGAGCGGCATGGATATTCAAATCCTAAACCAAACGGAAGTGGATCGCCAGAAGGAAAAAAAGAAAGAAGCTAAAGAGATGGAAGGCCTTCCTAAAAGAATGGAAGGCGCCCCGGACGACCCTGTCAGAATGTATCTTAAGGAAATGGGATCGGTTCCTCTTTTAAGCCGTGAAGAAGAGGTTGAGATCTCAAAGAGAATTGAAAAAGCTCAACAGCAGATTGAAAGAATTATCATGCGTTTCCGATATTCCAATTCGGAAGCCATTTCTATTGCAAGCTATTTGCTTGCCGGAAAAGAACGCTATGATAAGTGCGTTGCTGAAAAAGAAGTGGAAAACAAGCAAGAATATCTCTTGCGTTTGCCAAAGCTTAAGGATCTTCTTAAAAAAGAAGACGCTGTTGTAGATGAAATTCTAGCAGGCCTTTATGAAAAAGACTTAAAGAAAAGCGACCAGGCCAGAATTCTTGAAGAAATTGAAAAATGCCGGATCCGTACCCAGGCTTACTTAAGGCTTTTACATCTTCGTCCGAATATCATCGAAGACTTTGGCGAAGTGATCATGAATTCTTATGACCGCTTCCTTGAACTTGAAAAAGAAATTCAAGAGCTTCGTCCAAGGGCTGAAAGAAATAAGTTTGCTTTGCAAAAGCTCGAGGCTGCCGAAAGAAAGCTTAGAAAAAAGGAACTTGCCGCAGGAAGGACGCTTGATGAGTTTAAAAAAGATGTCCGCATGCTCCTTCGCTGGATGGATAAAAGCCAGGAAGCGAAACGAGAGATGGTGGAGTCGAACCTGCGTCTTGTTATTTCTATCGCAAAAAAATACACCAACCGAGGCTTGTCCTTCCTTGACTTAATTCAAGAAGGAAATATGGGCCTTATGAAAGCGGTAGAAAAGTTTGAATACCGAAGAGGTTATAAATTCTCAACGTATGCCACTTGGTGGATTAGGCAAGCTGTCACAAGAGCCATTGCGGATCAAGCAAGAACCATCCGAATCCCTGTCCACATGATAGAGACGATTAACAAGGTGCTTCGCGGCGCTAAAAAGTTGATGATGGAAACAGGACGGGAGCCTTCACCTGAAGAGCTTGCTCTCGAGCTTGGCATTACGCCTGAAAGAGTGAGAGAGATTTATAAAATTGCGCAGCACCCGATCTCTTTACAAGCAGAAGTCGGGGACGGCGGTGAAAGCCAATTCGGGGATTTCCTTGAAGACACAGGCGCTGATTCGCCAGCTGAAGCCACCGGCTATTCGATTCTAAAAGATAAGATGAACGAAGTCTTGGAAACATTAACAGATCGAGAAAAGAAAGTCCTAATCCAGCGTTTCGGCCTGCTTGACGGCAAACCCAAAACGCTCGAGGAAGTAGGGGTTGAATTCAATGTTACAAGAGAGCGTATTCGTCAAATTGAAGCAAAAGCTCTTCGTAAGATGCGCCATCCGACACGCTCCAAGCAGTTAAAGGCGTTTCTTGATTTAATGGAAGCTGAATAAATTTATTCAGGCGATCAAATCTTAAAGAGACGCTTTGGATAAGTGCCAAGCGTCTCGTAATATTTTCAATCCTTATATTATAAAACAGTTATGAATTCGGCCACTCAGCCTTTAGATGAAGAATGGATCCTGGATCTTTTCAAAGATGATGGGCCTTTTCATGCTGCCATGCCAGGTTTTGAAGTGCGTCAAGAGCAGCTTGATATGCTTAGAGACACCGTTCGATCCTTTAATGAAAAAAAGGTGGCTCTTATAGAAGCCGGAACCGGAACCGGGAAGAGCTTGGCTTATCTAATTCCGGCTATTTTTTTTGCTTTAAGAACGAATGAACGTGTAGTTATCTCCACCCATACCATCCACTTGCAAGAACAGCTTGTGGCAAAAGACATTCCCTTTATCAAAAAAGCCTTGGGCCTTGATTTTAAAGTGGTTTTAGCTAAGGGCATGGGCAATTACGTCTGCATCCGAAAAATGAAAGATACCCTTGATGAGCTTGTATTGCTAGATGTGAATGAAGCTGAAGCTTTGCAGCATATCGAGTCTTGGAGTGAAAAAACAACCGATGGAACAAAAAGCGATTTGCCTTTTCATCCATCAGGCGCCCTTTGGGAAAAAATCGGAGCCGAAAGCGATGCTTGCTCCAGGGAGAAATGCCCTTATTATCGTGAATGCCACTTTTTTAAAGCGAGAAAAGAAGCGGCTGACGCCAAAATCTTGATTGTCAATCATAGCCTTTTATTTGTCGATTTAGCTTATAGACGAGAAACCCAAAATGGCATTTTACCGGACTATGCAAGGCTTGTTTTAGATGAAGCGCATAATATCGAGGAAATTGCTTGCGAGCACTTAGCCTCTAAAGCAAGCATCCAGGGAGTGATTAGAAACTTATCTCGATTGCATGTCGAAGGCCGCGGCAAACCCACCGGAAAATTATCACAGCTCTTGCAAAAAATAATTTCTGCTTATCCGGGAGGGGTTCCTGAATCTATGCAAGCTTTGATTACAAAGCTTACTATTGATGTCAACGGCTTAAGAAAAGAAACTCTGACTACTTTGATAGATGCTTTTGAGAGTTTTCGCGAGTTTGCCGAAAATCACCAGGAAAAAGGAAAAGATAAGGAAGAAGAGTTATCGGTCAAGCTCAGGCTTTTAAAGACCCACCATGAAAAAGAAGCTTGGAATACAGTTGTCTCAACCCATTCAAAAACTTTTATCGATACAGGAAGACGGCTTATAGCTACCTTAAAGGGGTCATTAGAGGATTTGGGAAACTTGGGGTCAAGCCAGTTGCTTGAAGCAACAGCCGGTTTAAGGCTTGATATCGAAGCTGTTTTAGGGAGGCTAGAAGGGGTTTTAAATTTTATAACCCAATTTTTGCTTCCAGGAATTCCTGAAAATAAGGTGCGCTGGATAGAGTCTTCAGATACCAAAAGCTTAAGGGATGTCAGGCTTGTCGACGCAGAACTTGATCTTGCTAACACGTTATCCTCAAAGCTATTTAACCCGTTGTCGTCAGTCTTATTATGCAGCGCGACTTTGACAACAGACGGTGATTTTAAATTCGCTAAAAGAAGGCTTGGTTTATCCGAAGATTTCCTAGACGAGAAAAAACTGCTTGAAAAAGTGTACCTTTCCCCCTTTTCTTATGAAAACCAAGCGCTTCTTTTAATTCCAAATGATTTGCCTTCACCGCTTGAAGAAGGTTTTTTGGAGCACACCTCGCAAATACTTTTAGAGTCAGCCATTAGAAGCCAAGGAAACGCTTTTTTTCTTTTTACTTCTTTTGGCCAAATGCATCGCGCTTATCATCTTTTAAAAGATAAGCTTCATGAAAAAAGACTGTTTCCTCTTATACAAGGAGAGTTTTCAAGAAGCGAATTGTTAAACCGCTTTAAAAATAAAGAAAGATCCATACTTTTCGGAACGGATTCTTTTTGGGAAGGCGTTGATGTTGCAGGCGATGCTTTAAGACTTGTTGTTTTGGTAAAACTGCCTTTTAGAGTGCCGGGTGAGCCTATTAATGAAGCTAGGCGCGATGAGATTTTAAAAAAAGGAGGGGACCCTTTTTTTGAATACGCCCTTCCAAGCGCCATTGTTAAATTTAAGCAAGGTTTTGGAAGGCTCATAAGGCGAAAAAATGACCGCGGTTGCATTTTATGCTTAGATAAAAGGATTATACAAAAAGGGTATGGCCAATCTTTTTTATTGAGTCTGCCTCCGGTAAATAAAGTCATCGGATCGCAAAAAGAGGTTTTGGATTCTATGAAGGCTTTCTATAAGAAAACGTATAAGTATTCCAAAATGGCTTAAATTCCATGTTTAATAAAAAAGGCTTTTTAGATCTTTAGGCCGATTGGTAATGATACCGTCTACTCCATATTCAAGAAGCGTTTTTGCAAGGCTTTTATCATCGACTGTGAATACCCAAACTTCCTTATTTCTAGCTTTTAAATCTTTGACCCTATCAAGTGTGGCAAGTTCGCTTGAAATAGCCACATGAGTGATGTTATTTTCGAGGTGGGCTTCTAATTCTTTGGTTTTTTCCGCGATGCCGATTAATCGATCGCTTGGATTAATTTTAAGAACCTCTTTAAGCATGGGGGCTGAAAAGCTTCCGAAAATTACATTTTCAAAAAATGGCTCTCTTCTAAATTCTGCATAAAGCTTTTCCATTTCGGTTGCAAAACGGGAAATATCCGTCTCTTCCTCCACTTTTATTTCCACCATTAAACCAACGCCATTTAAGGGCAAATCAAACACTTCTTTAAGAGTTGGGATTTTTTCTCCCTTAAACGAATCATGAAACCAATGGCCTGCATCTAGATTTTTTATTTCTTCAAGAGTGAGGTCTGAAATTTTAAGAGGACGGATGGCGTTTGTTGTTCTTTTTAGCCACTCATCATGAAAGACCACCCAATGATTATCAGAAGAGAGTTGAATATCAAGCTCAATCCAAATCCAATAAACCCCAAGATCAATGGCTCCTCGAAAGGCAGACAATGTATTTTCCGGAGCTTCTGAAGAGTTGCCTCTATGTGCTATAAGGAATGGCTTTTTTGTCATAATAAGAAATGTTCTTTAGGAAAGGACAAAAATAAAATTTTTTAAGATCACTTTAATGTATAAGCGTAATCAAAGTTTTTAAGAATAAGATTTTTGTCTTCATCCAAAGAGGCGTCAAAACTTTGGTGTACTTCGATGTTTGCCATCACATCTTTCTTCTTAACTTCATTTGCCTTCAGATCTTCCCTGTCATCATAAGCCGTTAAGGGAAGATTTGCTTTAAATGAAAAATGAAGGCTTTCAATACCTCCAACTTCATTTCTTTTTATAATGACATTAACATTCTTATCTAGGTGATTTGTGTTTAAAAATCGAATATAAGTGATGCCCCCGACTTCACTTTTTGGAATCAGTCCGGTTTCACTGATATTAAAAGAGAGGTAAAGCGGATCGACAAGAGCATTAAAGGGAGTTTGCGAAATCATACTTTCAGTAAGTAACCGCCAATCTCTTTCGTTTTCAAGAAAAAGATCGTCCAATCCCTTTTTAAAGTCATTTAAAGCGCATTCACCGACAAGAGAGGAGTTATTTGAAAATCGTTTATTTTTAGAGAATTCTTCCTCTATAGTGACGCTGAAAAGGCCTCGTTTGACATCTTTCAGGTGCCCTGCATGGATTCCATTTTCTTCCACTTG
Coding sequences:
- a CDS encoding F-box protein — protein: MEVKGNYHLPASLPDEVMLAVFQYLPPSTLCKAGLVSKKWQSLHGDDWLWSQFFKAAGSTNRKTSKKELCKRLFKEFKKMQEVSSELYLLTQMEAVQSVFLHSELRVKLESHINGLLNECRFHHSYLAVDKDPNFISHFESLYYSESQENRLKLAIKSAEFDPSISLHIEKFDLDEDNRLKVCLQAIRIFSNEIAKHIRTFKFSEENRLTVALRLASVNPIALIENFHNFKIKDEKNRATVACEAAKHNPRIVTLHISNLYLLDVELRKAVAKEALRADFKNIRPLLHLYNIPDAKKFAEEVKKSLKTGFGKKVKKFLHI
- a CDS encoding competence protein CoiA yields the protein MNLFAYNEFGKLISAKNASRSQDYFCLECKGKLRAKQGVKKIFHFFHIHQARDCRQSKKSLEHTMAQNSLLALLPRGESFLEKPFPEIGRVADVFWEKEKIVFEVQCSPISPFEVLNRVRDYNSIGLTCIWILHEKRFGGYLKTKGWSLDRIPHYYTNMTKDQEGFFYDRYFFKKRMVFLNKPQKIEKKQYSNWPKEIQNRLQNRSLCFEGDFVSSYLKEKPHTEDYFKEAKRKTYAAFRHLSALVHIILKNFGWR
- a CDS encoding RNA polymerase sigma factor — its product is MSKNNFKNTFPTQHQQKVDELVSLAKEQGYITYEEINEILPMSFDSPEQIDQVLIFLSGMDIQILNQTEVDRQKEKKKEAKEMEGLPKRMEGAPDDPVRMYLKEMGSVPLLSREEEVEISKRIEKAQQQIERIIMRFRYSNSEAISIASYLLAGKERYDKCVAEKEVENKQEYLLRLPKLKDLLKKEDAVVDEILAGLYEKDLKKSDQARILEEIEKCRIRTQAYLRLLHLRPNIIEDFGEVIMNSYDRFLELEKEIQELRPRAERNKFALQKLEAAERKLRKKELAAGRTLDEFKKDVRMLLRWMDKSQEAKREMVESNLRLVISIAKKYTNRGLSFLDLIQEGNMGLMKAVEKFEYRRGYKFSTYATWWIRQAVTRAIADQARTIRIPVHMIETINKVLRGAKKLMMETGREPSPEELALELGITPERVREIYKIAQHPISLQAEVGDGGESQFGDFLEDTGADSPAEATGYSILKDKMNEVLETLTDREKKVLIQRFGLLDGKPKTLEEVGVEFNVTRERIRQIEAKALRKMRHPTRSKQLKAFLDLMEAE
- a CDS encoding ATP-dependent DNA helicase is translated as MNSATQPLDEEWILDLFKDDGPFHAAMPGFEVRQEQLDMLRDTVRSFNEKKVALIEAGTGTGKSLAYLIPAIFFALRTNERVVISTHTIHLQEQLVAKDIPFIKKALGLDFKVVLAKGMGNYVCIRKMKDTLDELVLLDVNEAEALQHIESWSEKTTDGTKSDLPFHPSGALWEKIGAESDACSREKCPYYRECHFFKARKEAADAKILIVNHSLLFVDLAYRRETQNGILPDYARLVLDEAHNIEEIACEHLASKASIQGVIRNLSRLHVEGRGKPTGKLSQLLQKIISAYPGGVPESMQALITKLTIDVNGLRKETLTTLIDAFESFREFAENHQEKGKDKEEELSVKLRLLKTHHEKEAWNTVVSTHSKTFIDTGRRLIATLKGSLEDLGNLGSSQLLEATAGLRLDIEAVLGRLEGVLNFITQFLLPGIPENKVRWIESSDTKSLRDVRLVDAELDLANTLSSKLFNPLSSVLLCSATLTTDGDFKFAKRRLGLSEDFLDEKKLLEKVYLSPFSYENQALLLIPNDLPSPLEEGFLEHTSQILLESAIRSQGNAFFLFTSFGQMHRAYHLLKDKLHEKRLFPLIQGEFSRSELLNRFKNKERSILFGTDSFWEGVDVAGDALRLVVLVKLPFRVPGEPINEARRDEILKKGGDPFFEYALPSAIVKFKQGFGRLIRRKNDRGCILCLDKRIIQKGYGQSFLLSLPPVNKVIGSQKEVLDSMKAFYKKTYKYSKMA
- a CDS encoding glycerophosphodiester phosphodiesterase, with the protein product MTKKPFLIAHRGNSSEAPENTLSAFRGAIDLGVYWIWIELDIQLSSDNHWVVFHDEWLKRTTNAIRPLKISDLTLEEIKNLDAGHWFHDSFKGEKIPTLKEVFDLPLNGVGLMVEIKVEEETDISRFATEMEKLYAEFRREPFFENVIFGSFSAPMLKEVLKINPSDRLIGIAEKTKELEAHLENNITHVAISSELATLDRVKDLKARNKEVWVFTVDDKSLAKTLLEYGVDGIITNRPKDLKSLFY